The following proteins are encoded in a genomic region of Clostridium kluyveri:
- a CDS encoding YjdF family protein — MEVSIKFTVFFEDIFWVGVFEKVSFNKYEVSKVVFGSEPKDYEVYDFILKHFCDLKFGNSLLNDESRDKKINPKRLQREIKKQTQTNGIGTKAQLAMKLQYEENKAERRKNFKQKNDKEKEFKFQLHQRKKKEKHKGH, encoded by the coding sequence ATGGAAGTAAGTATTAAGTTCACTGTATTTTTTGAAGATATATTTTGGGTAGGTGTTTTTGAAAAAGTATCCTTCAATAAATATGAAGTTTCAAAAGTTGTATTTGGTTCTGAACCAAAAGATTATGAAGTATATGATTTTATATTAAAGCACTTTTGTGATTTAAAATTTGGTAATTCTTTATTAAATGATGAGTCTAGAGACAAAAAAATAAATCCTAAAAGACTTCAAAGAGAAATCAAAAAACAAACACAAACTAATGGCATAGGAACGAAAGCACAACTTGCCATGAAATTGCAATATGAAGAAAACAAAGCAGAAAGAAGAAAAAATTTTAAACAGAAAAATGATAAAGAAAAAGAGTTTAAGTTTCAATTACATCAACGTAAAAAGAAAGAAAAACATAAAGGACATTAA
- a CDS encoding helix-turn-helix domain-containing protein — translation MLLGEKLLDLRKKEGLSQEDVADKLGVSRQTVSKWETGQTVPELAKVKLLSQLYNISYDYLISGSHFGGDVTSIEMIVDEIDWTGAWSKKYPILASYQDIQGINTYCDKISKLYDECKNEFNFNDMDTVLVLKDILYQKYEMVKKKSE, via the coding sequence ATGTTGTTAGGTGAAAAATTATTAGATTTGCGTAAAAAGGAAGGTTTATCTCAGGAAGATGTTGCTGATAAATTAGGTGTATCCAGGCAAACAGTAAGCAAATGGGAAACTGGTCAAACAGTTCCAGAGTTAGCTAAAGTAAAATTACTAAGTCAATTGTACAATATAAGTTATGATTATCTTATCAGTGGAAGTCATTTTGGTGGAGATGTTACAAGCATTGAAATGATAGTTGATGAAATTGACTGGACCGGTGCGTGGAGCAAAAAATATCCAATTTTAGCATCTTATCAAGATATACAAGGAATAAATACTTATTGTGATAAAATATCCAAGTTATATGACGAGTGTAAAAATGAGTTTAACTTTAATGATATGGATACTGTTTTAGTTTTGAAAGATATTCTTTATCAAAAATACGAAATGGTAAAAAAGAAAAGTGAGTAA
- a CDS encoding recombinase family protein translates to MNIGYIRVSIVEQNESKQVEVLKKYNMDKVFTEKISAKNADRPELKAMIKFAREGDTIYVYSLDRLAKSTKDLLNIVKELQLKGIHLVSYKENMDTSTDIGKLMITMIDAIAEFERINLLERQKEGMAK, encoded by the coding sequence GTGAATATAGGATATATTAGAGTTAGTATTGTTGAACAGAATGAATCAAAGCAGGTTGAAGTATTAAAAAAATATAATATGGATAAAGTGTTTACCGAAAAGATTAGTGCTAAAAATGCAGATAGACCAGAATTAAAAGCAATGATAAAGTTTGCCAGGGAAGGAGATACAATATATGTTTATAGTTTAGATAGGCTAGCAAAGTCAACAAAAGACTTATTAAACATAGTAAAAGAACTACAATTAAAAGGAATACATTTAGTAAGTTATAAAGAGAATATGGACACATCAACTGATATTGGAAAGTTAATGATTACAATGATAGATGCTATTGCAGAATTTGAACGTATTAATTTACTTGAAAGACAAAAAGAAGGTATGGCAAAATAG